The Herminiimonas arsenitoxidans genome window below encodes:
- the rpsS gene encoding 30S ribosomal protein S19 translates to MTRSLKKGPFCDAHLVKKVETAQAIKDKKPIKTWSRRSTIMPDFIGLTIAVHNGKQHVPVYVSENMVGHKLGEFALTRTFKGHAADKKAKK, encoded by the coding sequence ATGACACGTTCATTAAAAAAAGGGCCGTTCTGTGACGCCCACCTGGTGAAAAAAGTTGAGACCGCGCAAGCGATCAAAGACAAAAAGCCAATCAAAACTTGGTCGCGCCGTTCGACAATCATGCCTGACTTCATCGGCTTGACGATCGCAGTGCATAACGGTAAGCAACACGTGCCGGTTTACGTATCCGAGAACATGGTTGGTCACAAGCTCGGCGAATTCGCGCTGACCCGCACGTTCAAAGGTCATGCTGCTGATAAGAAGGCTAAGAAATAA
- the rplV gene encoding 50S ribosomal protein L22 encodes MMETKATLRGVRLSAQKGRLVADQIRGKKVDQALNILQFSPKKGAAIIKRVLESAIANAEHNDGADIDELKVTTIYVEKGSVLKRFTARAKGRGDRISKQSCHIYVTVGN; translated from the coding sequence ATGATGGAAACTAAAGCTACCCTCCGTGGTGTGCGCCTGTCGGCTCAAAAGGGCCGTCTCGTTGCAGACCAGATCCGCGGCAAAAAAGTGGATCAAGCGCTCAATATCTTGCAATTCAGCCCTAAAAAAGGTGCTGCGATCATCAAACGTGTGTTGGAGTCCGCAATTGCGAACGCCGAGCACAATGATGGTGCGGATATCGACGAATTGAAAGTTACAACAATTTATGTTGAAAAAGGTTCGGTCTTGAAGCGCTTCACAGCGCGTGCAAAAGGCCGTGGTGATCGTATCTCTAAACAATCCTGTCACATTTATGTGACTGTCGGTAATTAA
- the rpsC gene encoding 30S ribosomal protein S3 → MGQKIHPTGFRLAVSRNWASRWYAGNSNFATMLNEDLKVRAYLKTKLKNASVGRVVIERPAKNARITIYSSRPGVVIGKKGEDIEVLKSALTKMMGVPVHVNIEEIRKPETDAQLIADSIAQQLEKRIMFRRAMKRAMQNAMRLGAQGIKIMSSGRLNGIEIARKEWYREGRVPLHTLRADIDYGFGEAETTYGIIGIKVWVYKGDRLPSGELPVDLTKEDDTKRRGPRRDDGKPSSRPRTARPEGQPGAAAPGAAPAAKRVRAKKPDGAVDAAVSAEKAGE, encoded by the coding sequence ATGGGACAGAAGATACATCCAACCGGTTTCCGCCTTGCGGTATCGCGTAATTGGGCATCGCGTTGGTATGCTGGCAATAGCAATTTTGCCACCATGCTCAACGAAGATCTCAAAGTTCGCGCATACCTGAAAACAAAACTGAAGAACGCTTCAGTTGGTCGCGTCGTTATCGAGCGCCCAGCTAAAAATGCTCGTATCACCATTTACAGCTCACGCCCTGGTGTCGTGATCGGTAAAAAAGGTGAAGACATTGAAGTGTTGAAGTCCGCACTGACCAAAATGATGGGCGTGCCGGTTCATGTGAATATCGAAGAAATTCGTAAGCCAGAAACCGACGCACAACTGATCGCTGATTCGATTGCACAGCAATTGGAAAAACGTATCATGTTCCGTCGTGCAATGAAGCGTGCAATGCAAAATGCAATGCGCCTCGGTGCACAAGGCATCAAGATCATGTCGTCCGGTCGTTTGAACGGTATCGAGATCGCACGTAAAGAATGGTATCGCGAAGGTCGCGTACCACTCCACACACTGCGCGCAGATATCGACTACGGTTTCGGCGAAGCGGAAACAACTTACGGCATCATCGGTATTAAAGTTTGGGTTTACAAGGGCGATCGTTTGCCTAGCGGCGAACTGCCAGTTGACCTGACAAAAGAAGATGACACCAAACGTCGTGGCCCACGCCGTGACGATGGCAAACCAAGCAGCCGTCCACGTACTGCTCGCCCAGAAGGTCAACCAGGTGCTGCTGCACCAGGCGCCGCACCGGCAGCTAAGCGTGTTCGTGCGAAAAAGCCGGATGGCGCTGTTGATGCGGCTGTGTCGGCTGAGAAAGCAGGAGAATAA
- the rplP gene encoding 50S ribosomal protein L16 — translation MLQPARRKYRKEQKGRNTGISHSRGTAVSFGEFGLKAIGRGRITARQIEAARRAMTRHIKRGGRIWIRIFPDKPISQKPAEVRMGNGKGNPEYYVAEIQPGKMLYEMDGVDETLAREAFRLAAAKLPLLTKFVVRQVGQ, via the coding sequence ATGCTGCAACCAGCACGCAGAAAATATCGTAAAGAGCAAAAAGGCCGTAATACCGGTATTTCCCATTCGCGCGGCACAGCCGTGTCGTTCGGTGAATTCGGTCTGAAAGCAATTGGTCGTGGTCGTATTACTGCTCGCCAAATTGAAGCGGCACGTCGTGCAATGACGCGTCACATCAAACGTGGTGGCCGTATCTGGATTCGTATTTTCCCAGACAAGCCAATTTCGCAAAAACCTGCTGAAGTCCGTATGGGTAACGGTAAGGGTAATCCGGAATACTACGTGGCTGAAATTCAGCCAGGCAAAATGTTGTACGAGATGGATGGCGTTGACGAAACTCTGGCTCGCGAAGCGTTCCGCTTGGCTGCAGCTAAACTGCCGTTATTGACTAAGTTCGTCGTCCGTCAAGTCGGCCAATGA
- the rpmC gene encoding 50S ribosomal protein L29, with amino-acid sequence MKTSELQGKDQAALTKELNDLLKAQFGLRMQIATQQLNNTSQLKKVRRDIARVKTVLNQKDAK; translated from the coding sequence ATGAAAACATCTGAACTCCAAGGCAAAGACCAAGCGGCTTTGACCAAAGAACTGAACGATTTGTTGAAAGCTCAGTTCGGTCTGCGTATGCAGATTGCAACACAACAGCTGAACAACACATCGCAGCTGAAAAAAGTACGTCGCGATATAGCACGTGTGAAAACGGTCTTGAATCAGAAGGACGCCAAATAA
- the rpsQ gene encoding 30S ribosomal protein S17 — MNDQVKQALKRTLIGKVVSDKMDKTVTVLIERHVKHPLYGKIIMRSSKYHAHNEGNQAKAGDTVEIQEGRPISKTKAWTVTRVVQAAQIV; from the coding sequence ATGAACGATCAAGTAAAACAAGCGCTTAAGCGTACGTTGATTGGCAAAGTCGTGTCTGACAAGATGGACAAGACCGTAACCGTGCTGATCGAGCGTCACGTCAAGCATCCGTTGTACGGCAAAATCATCATGCGTTCGAGCAAGTATCATGCGCATAATGAAGGTAACCAGGCAAAAGCTGGTGATACGGTCGAGATTCAAGAAGGTCGTCCTATCTCCAAAACTAAAGCTTGGACCGTGACACGTGTTGTACAAGCAGCGCAAATAGTTTAA
- the rplN gene encoding 50S ribosomal protein L14, with protein MIQTESRLEVADNTGAREVMCIKVLGGSKRRYAGIGDVIKVTVKVAAPRGRVKKGEIYNAVVVRTAKGVRRQDGSLVKFDSNAAVLLNAKLEPIGTRIFGPVTRELRTERFMKIVSLAPEVL; from the coding sequence ATGATTCAAACTGAAAGCCGGCTCGAAGTAGCCGACAACACTGGTGCTCGCGAAGTAATGTGCATCAAGGTGCTGGGCGGTTCAAAACGCCGTTACGCAGGTATTGGCGATGTGATCAAGGTCACCGTCAAAGTTGCAGCGCCACGTGGTCGTGTGAAAAAAGGCGAAATTTATAACGCTGTTGTTGTGCGTACTGCTAAAGGTGTTCGTCGTCAAGATGGCTCCCTGGTCAAGTTCGACAGCAATGCAGCAGTTTTGCTCAACGCAAAGCTGGAGCCAATTGGCACGCGTATTTTTGGACCGGTTACACGTGAATTGCGCACTGAGCGCTTCATGAAAATCGTTTCTCTTGCGCCTGAAGTTCTGTAA
- the rplX gene encoding 50S ribosomal protein L24, with translation MDKIRKSDEVIVLTGKDKGKRGVVQRRVDANYVVVEGVNVAKKATKPNPMTGATGGIVDKLMPIHVSNVALFNAATGKADRAGFKDVDGKKVRVYKSSGEAVKV, from the coding sequence ATGGATAAGATTCGTAAAAGCGACGAAGTCATTGTGCTGACTGGCAAAGACAAAGGCAAACGTGGTGTTGTTCAACGCCGTGTTGATGCTAACTACGTAGTTGTCGAGGGTGTCAACGTTGCTAAAAAAGCGACCAAGCCTAACCCAATGACAGGTGCAACTGGCGGCATCGTCGATAAGTTGATGCCAATTCATGTGTCGAATGTTGCGTTGTTTAACGCTGCAACCGGCAAGGCAGATCGTGCTGGCTTTAAAGATGTGGACGGTAAAAAAGTCCGCGTTTACAAGTCAAGCGGCGAAGCAGTGAAGGTTTAA
- the rplE gene encoding 50S ribosomal protein L5 — protein MARLQEFYKEKVVADLTAKFAYKSVMEVPRILKITLNMGLSEAVADKKIIEHAVGDLTKIAGQKPVVTKARKAIAGFKIREGYPIGCMVTLRGAHMYEFLDRFITVALPRVRDFRGISGKAFDGRGNYNIGVKEQIIFPEIEYDKIDALRGMNISITTTAKTDDEAKALLAAFKFPFRN, from the coding sequence ATGGCCCGTCTCCAAGAATTCTATAAAGAAAAAGTCGTTGCTGATTTGACTGCAAAATTTGCATACAAATCGGTAATGGAAGTTCCGCGCATTCTGAAGATCACCCTGAACATGGGTTTGTCGGAAGCTGTTGCAGACAAGAAAATCATCGAACACGCAGTTGGCGATTTGACTAAGATTGCTGGCCAAAAGCCAGTAGTTACCAAAGCGCGCAAGGCGATTGCTGGTTTTAAAATTCGCGAAGGTTATCCAATCGGTTGTATGGTGACTTTGCGTGGCGCTCACATGTATGAGTTCCTTGATCGTTTTATCACTGTTGCGTTGCCACGTGTGCGCGACTTCCGTGGTATCTCCGGCAAGGCGTTCGACGGGCGTGGTAATTACAATATCGGTGTGAAAGAGCAGATCATTTTCCCCGAAATTGAGTACGACAAGATTGATGCATTGCGTGGTATGAATATCAGTATCACGACAACTGCAAAGACCGACGATGAAGCAAAAGCGCTTCTCGCCGCATTTAAATTTCCGTTCAGAAACTGA
- the rpsN gene encoding 30S ribosomal protein S14, which translates to MAKLALINREQKRADLVKKYAGKRAELKAIIDDQSKSEEERYEARLKLQALPRNSAPTRQRNRCALTGRPRGTFRKFGLGRIKLREVAMRGEIPGMTKASW; encoded by the coding sequence ATGGCAAAACTGGCACTGATTAACCGTGAACAAAAGCGTGCAGACCTGGTAAAGAAATATGCCGGCAAACGCGCTGAGTTGAAGGCGATCATTGATGACCAATCGAAGTCGGAAGAAGAGCGCTACGAAGCGCGCCTGAAATTGCAGGCGTTGCCACGTAACTCGGCTCCTACTCGTCAACGTAACCGTTGCGCTTTGACTGGTCGCCCCCGTGGCACTTTCCGTAAGTTCGGTTTGGGCCGTATTAAGCTCCGTGAAGTCGCCATGCGTGGCGAAATCCCGGGTATGACTAAAGCCAGCTGGTAA
- the rpsH gene encoding 30S ribosomal protein S8 yields MSMSDPIADMLTRIRNAQVVQKTSVAMPSSKVKIAIANVLKDEGYIEDFAVTEAAGKAELKIGLKYYAGRPVIERLERVSRPGLRIYKGKDDIPNVMNGLGVAIVSTPKGVMTDRKARATGVGGEVICYVA; encoded by the coding sequence ATGAGTATGAGCGATCCTATCGCCGATATGCTGACCCGTATCCGCAATGCGCAAGTGGTTCAAAAGACTTCGGTAGCAATGCCGTCGTCGAAGGTCAAAATTGCGATTGCCAACGTCCTCAAGGACGAGGGTTACATTGAAGACTTCGCCGTGACAGAGGCTGCTGGTAAAGCAGAGCTGAAAATCGGTTTGAAATATTATGCAGGTCGTCCAGTTATTGAGCGCTTGGAGCGCGTATCCCGTCCAGGGCTGCGTATCTACAAGGGCAAGGACGATATTCCAAACGTCATGAACGGTTTGGGTGTGGCTATCGTGTCAACACCAAAAGGCGTTATGACTGACCGCAAAGCGCGCGCAACCGGTGTCGGTGGCGAAGTTATTTGCTACGTCGCCTAA
- the rplF gene encoding 50S ribosomal protein L6 has product MSRVGKMPIALPSGAEATITAAQITVKGPLGTLSQSLNGLVQVENTNGTLNFKAANDSREANAMSGTLRALVNNMVNGVTKGFEKKLTLVGVGYRAAAQGDKLNLSLGFSHPVVHQMPAGVKVETPTQTEILIKGINRQQVGQVAAEVRAYRSPEPYKGKGVRYSDEVVVIKETKKK; this is encoded by the coding sequence ATGTCTCGTGTAGGTAAAATGCCGATTGCACTGCCTAGTGGCGCGGAAGCGACCATTACTGCAGCGCAAATCACAGTAAAAGGCCCGTTGGGTACTTTGTCCCAGTCATTGAATGGCTTGGTGCAGGTCGAAAACACTAACGGTACACTGAATTTTAAAGCCGCTAACGACAGCCGCGAAGCAAATGCGATGTCGGGTACATTGCGCGCATTGGTCAATAACATGGTCAATGGCGTAACTAAAGGCTTTGAAAAGAAATTGACGTTGGTTGGCGTTGGTTACCGTGCGGCAGCGCAAGGTGACAAGCTGAATCTTTCGTTGGGTTTCTCGCATCCTGTAGTACACCAAATGCCAGCCGGCGTGAAAGTGGAAACACCGACGCAAACCGAGATCCTGATCAAAGGCATCAACCGCCAGCAAGTTGGTCAAGTGGCTGCTGAAGTCCGCGCATACCGCAGTCCTGAGCCTTACAAAGGCAAAGGCGTTCGTTATTCGGACGAAGTGGTTGTGATTAAAGAAACCAAGAAGAAGTAA